One stretch of Sinomonas terrae DNA includes these proteins:
- a CDS encoding LacI family DNA-binding transcriptional regulator: MKARPTIHDVAKAAGVSVSTVSKAVNGRYGVAVETTERVLEVARTLGYESSLVASSMRSGKTGVIGVLVAGFEPFSAEILKGVGAALGGSRYDLLAYSGSHHLSAEGWERRSLSRLSGTLIDGAIMVTPTVVNVHADVPVVAVDPHTGHAELPTVETDNFGGARNATSYLIRLGHRRIGFVAGRSDLRSAAAREAGYRQALSEAGLPFDPARVVVGNYERECAREAAQRLLARGDRPTAVFAANDLSALVLIEVARELGLEVPRDLSVVGFDDVPEASRYPLPLTTVRQPMGQIGAAAADLVVALMNGEAPEATHLKMPTRLIPRATTAPPAAA, from the coding sequence ATGAAGGCGCGTCCCACCATCCATGACGTGGCCAAAGCGGCTGGCGTCTCGGTCTCAACGGTGTCCAAGGCGGTCAACGGCCGGTACGGCGTGGCTGTCGAGACAACGGAGCGCGTCCTCGAGGTTGCGCGCACGCTCGGTTATGAGTCCAGCCTGGTCGCGAGCAGCATGCGCTCCGGTAAGACCGGCGTCATCGGGGTTCTGGTAGCAGGGTTCGAACCCTTCAGCGCCGAGATCCTGAAGGGCGTCGGCGCCGCGCTCGGCGGCTCCCGCTATGATCTCCTCGCCTACAGCGGCTCGCACCACCTCTCGGCTGAGGGCTGGGAGCGCCGTTCGCTCAGCCGTCTGAGCGGCACCCTGATCGACGGCGCGATCATGGTGACGCCCACAGTCGTGAACGTCCATGCCGACGTTCCCGTCGTAGCCGTAGACCCGCACACAGGCCACGCCGAACTGCCGACCGTCGAAACCGACAACTTCGGCGGCGCCCGGAATGCCACGAGCTACCTGATTCGCCTCGGCCACCGGCGCATCGGGTTTGTCGCGGGCCGCTCCGACCTTCGTTCGGCCGCCGCAAGGGAGGCCGGCTACCGGCAGGCGCTCAGCGAGGCCGGACTTCCCTTCGACCCGGCGCGCGTCGTCGTCGGCAATTACGAACGGGAGTGTGCCCGAGAAGCCGCCCAGCGCCTTCTCGCCAGAGGCGACCGGCCGACGGCGGTCTTCGCCGCCAACGATCTCTCCGCCCTTGTCCTCATTGAAGTAGCGCGGGAACTGGGGTTGGAGGTTCCGCGCGACCTTTCTGTTGTGGGGTTCGACGACGTCCCCGAGGCCTCGCGTTATCCGCTCCCGCTTACCACGGTGCGCCAGCCGATGGGCCAGATCGGGGCTGCGGCGGCCGATCTTGTGGTCGCCCTCATGAACGGTGAGGCTCCCGAGGCAACCCACCTCAAGATGCCGACCAGGCTCATCCCCCGCGCGACCACAGCGCCGCCGGCTGCTGCCTAG
- a CDS encoding DUF4383 domain-containing protein: protein MSISVTTHRTPVQLAATAVGAVFLVVGILGFVPGITTNVGSLGFAGHGSQAMLLGLFQVSVLHNIVHLLFGIAGLALGRSAGTAKSYLTWGGAIYLVLFVYGLIFTGDTGANFVPVNWADNFLHLVLGVGMLVVGLALGRRAVVGRR from the coding sequence ATGTCCATCTCAGTCACGACTCATCGCACGCCCGTCCAGCTCGCCGCCACGGCAGTGGGGGCAGTGTTCCTGGTCGTGGGGATCCTCGGATTCGTCCCAGGCATCACGACCAATGTCGGAAGCCTCGGCTTTGCCGGCCACGGCTCGCAGGCGATGCTCCTCGGCCTGTTCCAGGTCTCCGTTCTGCACAACATCGTCCACCTCCTGTTCGGCATCGCAGGTCTGGCCCTCGGTCGGTCAGCGGGAACGGCCAAGTCCTATCTGACGTGGGGCGGCGCCATCTATCTGGTGCTGTTCGTCTACGGCCTCATCTTCACCGGTGACACCGGAGCGAACTTTGTCCCGGTCAACTGGGCCGACAACTTCCTGCACCTCGTCCTCGGCGTTGGCATGCTGGTGGTGGGCCTCGCGCTCGGCCGTCGGGCCGTTGTGGGACGCCGCTAA
- a CDS encoding DeoR/GlpR family DNA-binding transcription regulator, with protein MNASGRRSRIAETLEARPATVEELADEFAVSPSTIRRDLDRLVASGRILRTYGGAAPAGAGREQSLRERELVAGEAKQAIGRHAASLVAPGSVNILDAGTTVGMLARCLCARSDITVITNGMTTARTLEHAEDVELVILGGRLRHISSGTVGPLAEAALSTLTADAAFLGADGVSAERGLSEQTDQQASLKRAMVRAANELYVLADATKLAASSAHWWTPIERPWTLITDAAASERQLQPFRDSPHITVVIAEPGH; from the coding sequence ATGAATGCCAGCGGACGCCGCTCCCGGATCGCCGAGACCCTTGAGGCCCGCCCCGCGACCGTCGAGGAGCTCGCCGACGAATTCGCGGTCTCGCCCTCAACCATCCGGCGTGACCTGGACCGGCTCGTCGCGAGTGGGCGGATCCTCCGTACCTACGGAGGAGCCGCCCCCGCCGGGGCCGGGAGAGAACAGAGCCTGAGGGAACGGGAGCTGGTCGCCGGCGAAGCGAAACAGGCCATCGGGCGCCACGCCGCCTCCCTCGTGGCGCCCGGCTCGGTCAACATCCTCGATGCTGGCACCACCGTGGGGATGCTCGCGCGCTGCCTTTGCGCGCGCTCGGACATTACGGTGATCACGAACGGAATGACCACCGCAAGGACCCTCGAACACGCCGAAGACGTTGAACTCGTGATCCTCGGAGGGCGCCTGCGCCACATCAGTTCGGGAACCGTGGGACCCCTCGCGGAGGCGGCACTTTCCACCCTGACGGCCGACGCCGCGTTCCTCGGCGCCGATGGGGTGAGCGCCGAGCGCGGACTGAGCGAGCAGACGGACCAGCAGGCGTCCCTCAAGCGTGCGATGGTCCGGGCGGCCAACGAGCTCTACGTCCTGGCCGACGCCACCAAGCTCGCCGCCAGCTCGGCCCACTGGTGGACGCCCATCGAGCGTCCCTGGACTCTCATCACGGACGCCGCGGCCTCGGAGCGCCAGCTCCAGCCCTTCCGCGACAGCCCGCACATCACAGTGGTCATAGCCGAGCCCGGTCACTGA
- the pdxA gene encoding 4-hydroxythreonine-4-phosphate dehydrogenase PdxA — protein MSLPIVAVTMGDPAGVGPEVIAKAMADAGVHKHARVLVIGSLHRIRKAMDVVDSPLSARAITSVAEAAFEPSTIDVLDIPGLDPELPWGQLSPEAGHAAYLYVEKAVELALAGEIDAICTAPLNKAALHAAGHNYPGHTELLAELTGTPEVSMMLTAPRMRVIHVTTHIGLVDAIAKIDGPLVYRTIRRGYDLLVRAGIENPRIAVAAINPHAGENGLFGHGEEAEKIAPGIAQAQAEGIDAQGPLPADTLFFKAGRGDYDLVVAMYHDQGHGPVKVLGLENGVNITVGLPVVRTSVDHGTAFDIAGKNLADHASMLEALKAAVDLAGERAASAEA, from the coding sequence ATGAGCCTTCCCATCGTCGCAGTCACCATGGGCGACCCCGCCGGCGTCGGCCCCGAGGTCATCGCCAAAGCGATGGCGGACGCCGGCGTGCACAAGCATGCCCGTGTACTCGTCATCGGCAGTCTCCACAGGATCCGCAAGGCCATGGACGTCGTCGACAGCCCGCTCTCAGCGCGTGCCATCACCTCCGTCGCGGAGGCTGCATTTGAGCCCTCGACGATCGACGTCCTCGACATCCCGGGCCTCGACCCCGAGCTCCCCTGGGGCCAGCTTTCGCCGGAGGCCGGTCACGCCGCCTACCTCTACGTGGAGAAGGCCGTGGAACTGGCCCTCGCGGGGGAGATCGACGCGATCTGCACGGCCCCGCTGAACAAGGCCGCACTCCACGCGGCCGGTCACAACTACCCCGGGCACACCGAGCTGCTTGCCGAGCTCACCGGAACCCCTGAGGTTTCGATGATGCTCACGGCCCCTCGCATGCGCGTCATCCACGTCACCACGCACATCGGGCTCGTGGACGCGATCGCCAAGATCGACGGACCCCTCGTCTACCGCACGATCCGGCGGGGCTACGACCTGCTCGTGCGGGCCGGCATCGAGAACCCGCGCATCGCCGTCGCCGCCATCAACCCCCACGCAGGCGAGAACGGACTGTTCGGCCACGGCGAGGAGGCGGAGAAGATTGCTCCCGGCATCGCCCAGGCCCAGGCGGAGGGGATCGACGCCCAAGGGCCGCTGCCCGCCGACACCCTCTTCTTCAAGGCCGGCCGCGGCGATTACGACCTCGTCGTGGCGATGTACCACGACCAGGGCCACGGCCCGGTGAAGGTGCTCGGGCTGGAGAACGGGGTGAACATCACGGTCGGCCTCCCGGTAGTGCGCACCTCGGTGGATCACGGCACCGCCTTCGACATCGCCGGGAAGAACCTCGCGGACCACGCGTCGATGCTCGAGGCGCTCAAGGCTGCCGTCGACCTCGCAGGAGAGCGGGCAGCTTCCGCGGAAGCGTAG
- a CDS encoding four-carbon acid sugar kinase family protein codes for MPELVIVADDLTGAADSAVAFAAHSRTAVVTKPEAAWPEADVIAVSTESRYLTARTAQGLARAAAGQAMRSGSRVFKKIDSLLRGNIGAEVAGVLEAVSAARPALAVVAPAFPRTGRTTIEGVVHVDGVPLAVEGDVARALGVAGLTTRLIRRSDWRDRESLAGLFRAVAEAGVHAAVVDATEEEDLAAIASAAEALGQEGVLVGTGGIAAHIGRERHDSPTTSAGEGLPLQNAFTRERSAGAGPLVVIGSYSQIGRGQLKHLIANGVRHVELPPLAEDDDERDPSAALQQALAVGAAVLTPSLADPLDKSQAARVCAALATAAAAAADSASALVVSGGETAAAVLEAIGAPHFWLRAELLPGVVLADLPGHPIPFVLKSGSFGDAQTLSAVVGRLSHPQAAVPTHANRAHANPTHANPTQANKEQNS; via the coding sequence ATGCCCGAGCTCGTCATCGTTGCCGACGATCTGACCGGCGCCGCCGATTCCGCCGTCGCCTTTGCTGCGCATTCGCGCACCGCCGTAGTCACCAAGCCCGAGGCGGCGTGGCCCGAGGCCGACGTCATTGCCGTCTCCACCGAAAGCCGCTACCTCACTGCTCGAACCGCGCAGGGCCTTGCCCGGGCTGCGGCAGGGCAGGCGATGCGCTCGGGATCGCGCGTGTTCAAGAAGATCGACTCGCTCCTGCGTGGCAACATCGGGGCCGAGGTGGCCGGAGTCCTCGAGGCGGTCTCGGCCGCCAGGCCGGCTCTGGCCGTCGTCGCTCCCGCCTTCCCGCGCACCGGACGCACGACCATCGAAGGCGTAGTCCACGTGGACGGCGTGCCTCTGGCCGTAGAGGGCGACGTCGCGAGGGCCCTGGGCGTTGCAGGCCTCACCACGCGCCTCATACGGCGAAGCGATTGGCGGGACCGGGAGTCCTTGGCCGGGCTGTTCCGGGCTGTGGCGGAGGCAGGAGTCCACGCCGCTGTGGTCGACGCCACCGAGGAGGAAGACCTCGCTGCGATCGCCTCGGCTGCCGAAGCACTGGGGCAAGAAGGCGTCCTCGTCGGAACGGGAGGAATCGCGGCGCACATCGGCCGTGAGCGGCATGACTCGCCGACAACGAGTGCAGGCGAGGGGTTGCCGCTGCAGAACGCCTTCACGAGAGAACGCTCAGCCGGCGCTGGACCCCTGGTCGTGATCGGCAGCTATTCCCAGATCGGCCGGGGCCAGCTGAAGCACCTCATCGCGAACGGCGTCCGCCACGTCGAGCTTCCGCCGCTGGCGGAGGACGACGACGAACGGGACCCGAGCGCGGCCCTGCAGCAGGCGCTCGCCGTCGGCGCCGCGGTCCTCACACCCTCCCTCGCCGATCCGCTGGACAAGTCGCAGGCCGCACGGGTCTGCGCCGCTCTCGCGACCGCGGCCGCAGCTGCGGCGGACTCCGCCTCGGCCCTCGTCGTCTCGGGAGGCGAGACGGCCGCCGCGGTGCTCGAGGCCATCGGAGCCCCGCATTTCTGGCTCCGTGCAGAGCTCCTGCCCGGCGTGGTCCTCGCCGACCTGCCGGGCCACCCCATCCCCTTCGTCCTCAAATCCGGGAGTTTCGGAGACGCGCAGACGCTCTCCGCCGTCGTCGGACGCCTCTCGCACCCACAAGCAGCTGTTCCCACACACGCCAACCGCGCGCACGCCAACCCCACACACGCCAACCCCACGCAGGCCAACAAGGAGCAGAACTCATGA
- a CDS encoding MFS transporter, which yields MTETAQRGTKTRRFTLPSLRWWMFGFFVLVMVINYIDRASLSIAMPLIGKEFHLTPAIEGLLLSAFGWTYTLMQLPGGWLVDKIKPRKIVTGSLIGWGIAEGLTGLATGVTALFGMRMLLGVFEGPVQNGANTSLTRWLRRSERARGSTLVDGGGPLGTALGGLLITGLIIGLGTWRLAFGVVGLITVLIGVMAWLFMRNDPASHPLIRDKEREYLAAIDTEVAPSAKRTAADYLRSRSTWLLLAAFFGYDAVVYGLLTWAPSYVSQQQHVSTALIGAWTFVIFGVGFVGEIFAGQLADRLIRRGAKPNRVLRWMLGIAGFGVAVAILLVNVVGSPIAALLLISAANFFLRWGGLYWAVPARIAHPGDVGKISGAMNFSGNVAGILMPILIGLIVQATSSFAVVFIVFAIAGVIMALSSIGIHYGDAPEVPVPATIAEG from the coding sequence ATGACAGAAACGGCTCAACGAGGAACCAAGACCCGCAGATTCACCCTGCCGTCGCTGCGGTGGTGGATGTTCGGGTTCTTCGTCCTCGTCATGGTTATCAACTACATCGACAGGGCGTCGCTTTCGATCGCGATGCCGCTCATCGGCAAGGAATTCCACCTCACCCCGGCCATCGAAGGCCTGCTCCTGAGCGCCTTCGGCTGGACCTACACGCTCATGCAGCTGCCCGGCGGGTGGCTCGTGGACAAGATCAAGCCCCGCAAGATCGTCACCGGCAGCCTCATCGGTTGGGGCATTGCTGAAGGCCTCACCGGCCTCGCAACCGGCGTCACGGCCCTGTTCGGCATGCGCATGCTCCTCGGCGTGTTCGAGGGACCGGTCCAGAACGGCGCCAACACGTCTCTGACCCGCTGGCTCCGGCGCAGCGAGCGGGCCCGCGGCAGCACGCTCGTGGATGGCGGCGGCCCCCTCGGCACCGCCCTCGGCGGCCTCCTGATCACCGGCCTGATCATCGGCCTTGGCACCTGGCGGCTGGCCTTCGGCGTCGTCGGTCTCATCACGGTGCTCATCGGCGTCATGGCTTGGCTTTTCATGCGCAACGATCCCGCCTCGCACCCCCTCATCCGCGACAAGGAACGCGAGTACCTCGCGGCCATCGACACGGAGGTGGCTCCGAGCGCAAAGCGCACGGCAGCGGACTACCTCCGCTCGCGCAGCACCTGGCTGCTGCTCGCCGCGTTCTTCGGGTACGACGCCGTCGTCTACGGCCTGCTCACCTGGGCCCCCAGCTACGTGAGCCAGCAGCAGCACGTCTCGACCGCCCTCATCGGGGCGTGGACCTTCGTGATCTTCGGTGTTGGATTCGTTGGCGAGATCTTCGCCGGCCAGCTCGCCGACCGTCTGATCCGCCGCGGCGCCAAGCCCAACCGCGTCTTGCGCTGGATGCTCGGGATCGCCGGCTTCGGGGTTGCAGTTGCCATCCTCCTGGTCAACGTCGTCGGCTCTCCCATCGCGGCCCTGCTCCTGATCAGCGCGGCCAACTTCTTCCTGCGCTGGGGCGGCCTCTACTGGGCCGTGCCCGCTCGGATCGCCCACCCGGGCGACGTCGGGAAGATCAGCGGTGCGATGAACTTCTCCGGCAACGTCGCGGGCATCCTGATGCCGATCCTCATCGGCCTCATCGTGCAGGCGACCTCGAGCTTCGCCGTGGTCTTCATCGTGTTCGCGATCGCGGGGGTCATCATGGCCCTGTCCTCGATCGGCATCCACTACGGTGACGCCCCCGAGGTCCCGGTGCCGGCCACGATTGCTGAGGGCTAG